The nucleotide window tctctaacagccatctgaggagtggccagtgaagttatcactaggctgtaatgtaaacactgcattttctctgaaaagacagtgtttacagcaaaaagcctgaaggtaatgattctactcaccagaacaaatgcaataagctgtaggtgttctggtggctatagtgtccctttaaaccataaCTAAGAATACATTGGAACGTTATACACAGATTGTGTAAAAATTtcaatgaatatatttattatatatatatataacaaataaggagaggttttagttttttttaaataaaaacatgtggTGAGGGAAGAGGGGAAGTGCAACAAGACATTAATTAAGGAGTGTTGTTGAGTGCATCTCTCATGGATCAAATTGTAGAACATGCGGGCAATGTACTTATAACCAAAGAGGTCCGTTGGTCCATAAGTCGATTTGTCATCGATTTTCACATCCAATATAAAGCAAGGATCTCTAATTTAAGCCGGTTTGCCTTCAACGTTCTCCTGGCAGCTAGAGTAAGTTCAAAGTCTTTGGAAGGAATGGTAATAATCTGAAGCAATCATGAAATGTCATTTTTATAAATCACCCCCATTTTTTCTGCTATAATGAAAAACTTCCATTTTTGGGAGAAGAAGGATGTAGAAAGTGcactgtgtacagtgtgtatgtagataaataattttgcAGAATAAAGTAGACTAAGCAACAGTTGATCTAATTTTCTCATCATCTTTCTGGGTGGATCCTTCAAGAAAGTCGTTTAGGGCTCTCCATAAAGCACGGACATTTCCCTCCCCAAAGCCGCCTGCTCCCCTACGCTCAATGAGTTCCAAATAGAATGAGTCATTGCTCCAAAGGGGCTCGGCAAACACCTGCAAAAGGTATCCGTTTGGCATGTCGCTGTTCTGGGACTTTGAATCCAAAAGAATCCCAAACTGTGAGAGGGTTTCTGCTTGTAGCCCTACACCCCGGATTTCGTCCTGCTTTGAGGGGTCAGAGTAATATGTTGGAGGTTGGGTAGTAAAACATACTCCCTGATTAGCCATGGACCGAGCAGTCTTGAAGATATCTGTGGCAAATAGGCCAACATGCTGAATACCTCCTTCTTTGTGATGATTTAGGAACAGATCTAACTGGTTGGTTCCTTCCTGTGGCAAAGATTCTGCCAACACCAACTTACCACATTTTCCAAGCTCTGGGGAATCCATTGCAGTCAAACGAAGACCGATGTTGGGCCCACTAATTTCAAAACCTCTATCGCAATCCTCTTCTTTGCTCAGAGGGAAATGTTTGAAACCAAAACATCGTTCATACCACTTTATTATGTGTGGTGAGCTCCCACGTGGACAGGCATAAGTGACATGGTCAATGCAGGTCAAGTCACCAGGAACAACAGGATTACTGTCGCTTCTCAGGTTCTGGAACTCCGGAAGAAAGTTGTCTCCGTAACGTGTGCGGTCAATTAATGTATGACGCACATTTCCAACCACAGATTTCACTACACAAAATGTAACCGAGCCATAGTCATCATGGACTTCTGTAGGAGGAACTAGCAGCTGGCATCTTTCGCTAAGTAGCCGCTGGCAAAAGCCTGGTACGTCCTCCACATCAAAGCTGACATTGCAAGCGGTATCTGGAGATGGCAATGGAACAGCCGCATCATACAGCATGGACGATCCTTTGGTAGTCTTCTGGTTGTTTTCATTAACCATGAACACCACTCCTCCATTTCTCAGGGCCACTTGGCTTGGACTTCTACCATCTAGCCCTCGAGCAGCAAATGGCTGAAATTGATACTTGGTCATCAACTCCTGGACAACTCTCTGAGCATTGGATACCTGGAGGGTGATGTGGCTTAACCGGATCAGACGAGACGTCATTGTAAAGGGTTTCTGTATACAATGAGAGAACAAAGTTTAAGACAGAAATTAATTGGTGTATAATAAAAGCCAAGTGAtgaaaatcactttgattatACATGTTCTTATGCTAGGCTTGCATGCTCAACACAATGTATTTagtcatgttacatagttacatggctgaaaagagacttgcgtccatcaagttcagccttcctcacatatgcttttgctgttgatccaaaagaaggcaaaaaacccagtctgaagcgcttccaattttgcaacaaactaggaaaaaattccttcttgaccccaaaatagcagtcagatgtctccttggatcaagcagctattaccccactaattagaaattgtatccctgtatgttatgtttttgcaagtatttatccaattgcaatttaaacatctgtatagactgacaaaaccacctcttccggcaatgaattccatatccttattgctcttactgtaaaaaaaccttttctttgccttagatgaaatctcctttcttcaagcctaaatgtgtgaccttgtgtcctatgtatagccctgtttatgaatagatttccagataattgtttgtactggccccgaatatatttgtataataatgttatcatatcccctctaaggcgccgtttttccaaactgaagagatttacattttttaacctttcttcataactaaaatgctccattccttttatcaattttgtagctcgtctctgcactttttcaagtgccatgatatccttctttagaacaggtgcccaaaattgcacagcatattcaaggtgtggtcttaccagcgatttataaagaggcaaaattatattttcatctcgagaatttatgcccctatttatacatgacaaaaccatactggccttagcaacggcagattgacattgcatattgctacctaatttgttgtctataacaattcccaaatccttctcgtgtgtggttatccctagttcactaccatttagggtgtaaattgcttgtgcattcttaaccccgaagtgcataactttgcatttttctacgttaaatttcatctgccattttagtggtcagtcccccaatctatccaaatccctctgcagcaaggcaatatcctgctcacattttattactttacaaagttttgtgtcatctgcaaacactgatacatggctttcaatgcccatttcaagatcatttataaatatgttaaatagaagcggtcccaaaacagaaccctaagggacaccacttaccacttttgtccagcttgaaaatttaccatttatgacaactcacttaagccaatgttctacccaagaacaagaatattcatctagaccaatttcttttagtttgaagactaacctattgtgaggaaccgtatcaaatgccttggcaatatccaagtagatcacatccactgcaacaccctgatctatatttctacttacttcttcgtagaatgcaattaggttagtttgacatgacctgtttcataaaaccatgccgaTTATTGccaataacacagttcttcccaatgaattcctgaatattatcccttaatagccgttcaaataatttcccagtcacagaagttaagctcaaaggtctataatttccaggctaagattttgaaccctttttaaatataggaacaacatctgccttcctccggtacaatacctgaaaccaaagaatcttgaaaaattaaatacagaggttcacttatttccccacttagctccttaagtactcgtgggtggataccgtcaggccacggagctttatttacattaattttctttaatagctgtagcaccttgtctcgaattATCCGAACACAGGTTATCTGTAAGTTTGTTGCAGcgatcatatgcatatctcttgccataggatcctcattaatatataccgaagaaaaatagttatttaaaatttctgccttttcctggtcttcattgactaacagacccatctctgttttcagtgtacctacactttaattttttgtttttttagaattaatgtacttgaaaaaatgtttggggttggttttgcattctttggctatcaatttctcattttctagtttagccactttaattgcctttttgcaagtattattggcttccttatatcttatataggatgcatctgattggtccgatttaaatgctttaaaagcccttttcttatttttaatctcttgttttacttctctactaagccacattggttttaatttgtttcttttatatttattccccaatggtacatactgtgaaatgtacctaatatttgtttgaatagtttccatttttcctcagtgtttttatcactaaggcgttcatgccagtcgatatgttgtagagctgccctaatcttattaaaattggctttttttaaattatacgttttaatataccccacatgcttttgcttttttgagtttatttcaaaagttaccatattgtgatcactatttcc belongs to Pelobates fuscus isolate aPelFus1 chromosome 7, aPelFus1.pri, whole genome shotgun sequence and includes:
- the LOC134568525 gene encoding 4-hydroxyphenylpyruvate dioxygenase-like protein is translated as MTSRLIRLSHITLQVSNAQRVVQELMTKYQFQPFAARGLDGRSPSQVALRNGGVVFMVNENNQKTTKGSSMLYDAAVPLPSPDTACNVSFDVEDVPGFCQRLLSERCQLLVPPTEVHDDYGSVTFCVVKSVVGNVRHTLIDRTRYGDNFLPEFQNLRSDSNPVVPGDLTCIDHVTYACPRGSSPHIIKWYERCFGFKHFPLSKEEDCDRGFEISGPNIGLRLTAMDSPELGKCGKLVLAESLPQEGTNQLDLFLNHHKEGGIQHVGLFATDIFKTARSMANQGVCFTTQPPTYYSDPSKQDEIRGVGLQAETLSQFGILLDSKSQNSDMPNGYLLQVFAEPLWSNDSFYLELIERRGAGGFGEGNVRALWRALNDFLEGSTQKDDEKIRSTVA